CATTGTTGGCTGGACCCGGATGCTGCTGACTAGCAACCTGAGCGAAGTGAAGCGACAAAATGCCTTAGAAACGATTGATCGCAATGCTCGATCGCTCTCTCAACTAATCGAGGATCTGCTGGATGTGTCGCGCATTTTGCAGGGCAAGCTGGTGCTGCAAAGCATTCCTGTTAATCTGGTAGTCATCATTGCCTCGGCCCTAGAAACAGTCAGGCTGGCAGCAGAAGCCCGCTCCATTGATCTGCAAACAGACCTGATACCCCACACCGGGCTGCTGCTGGGAGATGCCCATCGGCTACAGCAGGTCATCTGGAACTTGCTGTCCAACGCAATTAAGTTCACGCCGGTTGGGGGCCGGGTGGAGGTGCGTTTGGCCTACACCGACGCCTATGCTCAAATTGAGGTGAGCGACACCGGTCAAGGCATTGAGCCGCATTTTTTACCGCACATTTTCGACCACTTTCGCCAGGCCGATGCAACCACAACGCGAAACTCTGGCGGGCTGGGGTTGGGGCTTGCGATCGCACGTCACATTGTCGAGCTGCATGGCGGCACAGTGGCGGCACAGAGTCCGGGCCTGGGCAAGGGCACAACCTTTACCGTAAAGCTACCGCTGCAGGGAGACAGCCGCCCCAGTCCGGCGCAGGTGTCTCTCTCAGTAGCCCAGGCCTCTCTAGCCGGAACGCGGGTGCTGATCGTAGATGATGACGAAGACACCCGAAATTTAACGGCGCACATTTTGGAGCAGAGCGGGGCCCTCACCACCGTAACCACATCAGCCCAAGAGGCCCTAGTGGCGTTGGCCCAGTCTCACCCCGACATTTTGGTCAGCGACATTGGTATGCCGGAGGTCGATGGGTACATGCTGATTCGCCAAATCCGGCAGCTGCCAGCAGCAGCAGGAGGACAGATGCCAGCGATCGCATTGACGGCCTACGCTGGAGAGGTGGATCAGCAGCGGGTGCTGGCGGCAGGCTTTCAGCGGCATATCACCAAGCCTATCGATCCGGCTGATTTAATCAATGCAATCTCAGAGGTGATCAGTTCCCCTGCTTAGCTAGCGCAGAAGGTCAGGAGACACCGTGAATTATCCATACCGCCTCTGGCCAGCCCTCTCGTTTCATAGAGCAGCTAAAGCTGCAGCAGTCTTTGTCATCACTGTTGGCTGCTTAGTTTTGCTCGGCTGGCTTTTAGACATCGACCTGCTTAAAACAGCCCTACCGGGTTCGGTGACCTTGCGCCCCACCACGGCGCTAGGGCTGATGTTGGCAGGCACCACACTGCTGCTGCTGAGCGAACCTACCACGCCCAAACAGCATCGGCTGAGTCAGTTCGGCAGCCTAGGGGTGATCGCCGTTGGCCTAACTACCCTGATTAACTACGTCTCTAACTGGCCTCTGACGATCAATCCCTTATTTTTTACCCATTACATAGAGTTTTTTCCCTCGGCCCCAATAGGCCATATGTCGCCGCTGACCGGCATCTGCTTTGTCTTACTGGGCAGCGCCTTGGGCATCAGCAGCACTCGCTACCAGTGGCGTGATCATCAGGAGCGCTGGGTAGAAATCCTGGCGCTGGCCAGTAGCCTGATCTCGGCCCAGGTGCTTGTGGCCTACCTCTATCAGGTAGAGCCAATCATTCGGTTTACTGCCTACCCACAGATGCCTTTACACGGGGCGATCTCGTTTATGGTGCTGGCAGCAGGCCTGGTTTTGACCCAACCACAGCAGGGGTTCGTTGGCATTATGACAGCAGACAGCGTTGGAGGAGCAGTGGCCCGCCGCTTGCTGCCCGCTGCGATCGCAGTGCCCCTAATCCTTGGCGGGTTTCGCATTGTCGCAGCTCGCATGGGCCTGTTTGATCCTGACTTTGGCACGTCTTTGCTGGCTGTCCTACACACCTTGATCTTTGCCGGTATTGTCGCCTGGAATGCCCAACAGCTCCACCGCATTGATCTGCAGCGGCAGGCAGCCCTCAGAGCCTTGGCTCAAGCCAATGAAGCGCTAGAAGACCGGATTGAGGAGCGCACAGCCCAGCTACAGGCCGCCAACGAGCGATTGAACCTGGCCATTGATGGGGCTGGCATGGCAACTTGGGATGTGGATCTGCAGAGCGGCACAACCCTGTGGTCAGCCCACGCCTTTCGGCTAATGGGGTATGAGTCTGCACCCAGCGGCGAAGCTACGTGGGAGATGTGGCAGAGTCGCATTCACGCTGATGATCTAGATTGGGTTTCGCAAGGGATTGAAGCGGCCAGACAGAATCATCAGCTCTGCTGCCCAGAGCACCGCATTATTCGAGCAGACAATGGGCAGATAGCCTGGCTGCGGATGTTTGGGCGATTTCTCTACAGCTCCACTGGGCAAGCCACCCGCTTTGTGGCCGTTCTCTTTGACGATACCGCACGTAAGCAGACCCAGGAAGAACGCGATCGCTTCTTCACCCTGTCGCTTGACATGCTCTGTATTGCCGGTACTGATGGCTATTTCAAGCAGATCAACCCTGCTTGGGAAAATACTCTAGGCTACAGCCAGGCAGAACTCCTGGCCCAACCCTATCTCACCCTAGTTCACCCCGACGATCAAAGAGAAACCGCTGTAGAAGCAGGAGGCGTATCTGAGGGAGGCGCGTCTTTCCGTTTTGAAAATCGTTACCGCTGCAAAGACGGTTCATACAGGTGGCTCTCTTGGTCATCGGTCTTAAATGCCGAGAGTAGTTTAATCTATGCAGTCGCGCGGGATGTTACGGCTCAAAAACAAACTGAGCAGCAGCTAGCGGAGCAGGCCGCTACCCTACAAAGACAGGCTGACTTACTGAACTTGGCCTACGAAGCAATTTTCGTGCGCAGCCAGCAAGGCACCATTACCTACTGGAACCGGGGGGCAGAGGCCATGTACGGCTGGTCACAGCAGGAGGTGCTGGGGCACAGCCCTCAAACTCTGCTGCAAACCCAGATGCCAGATTCTATCAGCAGCCTCAATGCTTTGGTCCTAGAGCAGGAGCGCTGGCAGGGAGAACTCAAGCACACCTGCAAAGACGGTCACCAAATCATCGTTGAGAGCCGTCAGGTATTGATTCGTGATGAAGCGGGCCGCCCCACCGGATTTTTAGAAGTCAATCGCGATATCACTGAGCGCAAGCAGATTGAGCAGGTTCAACAGCAGCTCGCCACCATTGTTGAAAATAGCCCTGACTTTGTGGCCACGGCAGATCTCGACGGACAGCTGCGCTACCTCAACCCGGCCGGTCGGGCACTGGTCGGGCTAAATCCCACCGAGCCGATCCGCCATCTCAATGGCAAGGACTTTCACCTGCCAGAGCGCAGCGCCTTTATGGAAAATCAGATGATGGCCACGCTGCTGGAGCAGGGCGTTTGGCAGGGAGAAACCCTGCTGCGGCACTTCCAATCAGGAGAGCTGATTCCGGTGTATCAGACGGCTTTTGTTATGCGCGATCGCAAAACCGGCCACCCGTTGAGCATTGCCACCGTCATTCGCGATATTCGAGAACGCAAGCAGGCAGAAGCCGACCTGCGTGAAGGCGAGAAGCGATTTCGCGCAGCCGTTCTCCATGCACCTCTGCCGATTATTCTGCACGCTGAAGATGGCGAAGTCGTAGAAGTCAACCGCTCTTGGACAGACCTATCTGGATATTCTCATGAGGAAATTCCCACCATCGCAGACTGGACAGAAAAAGCCTACGGCAACCGGCAGGAAGTTGTGCAGTCAGACATTGAGCATCTGCATCATCTTGACCACAGAGTTTCAGAAGGCGCATACACGATCAAAACCCGCTCAGGTGAAACTCGGGTTTGGGACTTTTACTCCGCCCCCTTGGGCCAGCTTTCCGACGGCAGAAGTTTGGTCATCAGCACAGCAATTGATATCACTGAGCGCAACCAGGCAGAAACAAATCTGCAGGAATCGCTCAAGGATCTGGCTGACTTCAAGTTTGCCCTCGATCAGTCTTCCATTGTTGCCATGACCGACGCCCAAGGCATCATTATCTACGTCAATGACAAATTCTGCGAGCTGTCGCAGTACTCCGCAGAAGAGCTAATCGGGCAGAACCATCGCATCATTAATTCCGGCTACCATTCCAGAGCTTTTTTCCACCAGATGTGGGCCACGATCTCAGCCGGGCAGGTGTGGCAGGGAGAGATTAGAAACCGTGCTAAAGACGGCACCTTTTACTGGGTTGCCACAACCATTGTGCCCTTTCTAGATCCCCAGGGCAGGCCGTATCAATACATTGCAGTACGCTCCGATATCACTGCTCGCAAAGCAGCAGAAGCCAACTTACAGCAGCTCAATGTCACCCTAGAGCAGCGGGTCGAAAAGCGCACCGCCCAGCTACAGGAGTCTAACCGAGATCTAGAAGCTTTTTCCTACACGGTGGCCCATGACCTGCGGGCTCCGCTGCGGGGCATTCAAGGATTTGCTCAGGCGCTGCTAGAAGACTACGGCGACCAGCTAGACGAAACTGCCCAGGAGTACATTCAGAGCATTTTTGAAGGCACCCACCGAATGAACCAGCTGGTCGATGACCTGCTAGCGTACAGCCGCCTCAGCCGCGAACAGGTGCGCCTGACAACAGTTTCCTTGGCCCATGTCGTCGCGGAGGCCCAAGACCAGCTTGCAGCAGATTTGCAGGAGCAGCAGGCCCAAGTCGTCGTCGCCAATTCCCTGCCCAGCGTGATTGGGCAGCGGCCCGTTTTAGTGCAGATGGTGGTCAATCTGCTGTCCAATGCAGTCAAGTTTGTGCCTGCAGGCAGTCAGCCCCAAGTGCGAATCTGGGCCGAGGGGCTAACAGACTCAGCCGCTGGAGTTACCTCCGATTCACCTTCTTCAGCACGAGTGCGTCTTTGGGTCGAAGACAACGGTATTGGTATTGAGCCAGAGTATCGAGAGCAGATATTTGGCGTTTTTGAACGGCTGCACAGCAGAGACGCTTATCCAGGCACAGGCATTGGGCTGGCAATTGTGCGAAAGGGCGCAGAGCGCTTAGGTGGACGAGTTGGTGTAGAGACTGCTCCAGGCCAGGGCAGTCGTTTTTGGATTGAGCTACGGGGAGCGGAATGAGCAGTTTGCATCACACCATTTTGCTGGTGGAAGATGATCCGGGCGATGTCTTTAGAATCCAAAGGGCGTTTCGCAAGGCTAATGTAGTCAGCCCTCTGGAAGTGGTCACCGATGGGGAGCAGGCGATTCACTATCTTCAGGGGCAGGGCGTTTATCAAGACCGCGATCGCTACCCGGTGCCTATCTTGGTGCTGCTCGATCTCAAGCTGCCACGTTACTCCGGCTTTGAAGTTTTAACCTGGTTGAGAGATGAATCCACCCTAAAGCACTTGCCAGTTGTGGTTCTGACGTCCTCGGAATATCAGATAGATATTGACCGTGCCTACGCCCTAGGGGCTAATTCCTACCTGGTTAAGCCGCCCGACACCGATGGGCTGCTAGAAATGGTAAAAGCGGTTGGTTTGTTTTGGCTAATTTTCAACCGTCCTCCGCAATTGGGCATTAGTTGAGTTTGGTGTGTAGAAAGAAAGATGACCCAGCAGAAAACAGTTTTAGTGGTGGAAGATGATGCACCTGATTTGTTCCCCTTAAAACGCGCTTTCCGACAGCTAGACCCCGGATTTGAGCTGAAGGTAGTAGAGACCGGGCAGGATGCAGTGCGTTATCTACAGGGTGAGGGGGCCTATTGCGATCGCAATCAACATCCCCTGCCGATCCTGATCATCTTAGATCTGCGGCTGCCCGGTATGTCGGGTCTAGACCTGCTTAAGTGGATCCGGCAACAGCCCCAATTTACTGATTTGCCTACCGTTGCTTTGACCGCCTTTGGCAACCGCGACCTGCCCCGCGCCTACGATCTGGGCATCAACTTTTATCTGCTCAAACCTGCCGAGGCGCACTCCTTAGCCGAAGTGCTGCAGGCCCTAGACCTCTATCAAGGCTAAGCGCTGCGGCCAGGCCTGACCGCAAAATAGCGACCCCTAACAGGAAACTAGGGGCGCACTCGTATCCCTTTACACAATTTTCACCTTCATTGTCGTCTAGCCGACATGCCTTAAACCTGCTAGGGGTGTTAAATTTCTAGGGGCAATTACTGATACAGACAAAACCGTATAAATATGGCCTGTTAAGCTCGCTTCTTGGCTAATACTGCACAATTTGCCCGTTTAGGGTTAATTGCTCGGCGACGGCAAGTTCACCCATGCCGATCAAGAGGGGAGCAGAGTCCAGGCTTCCTAGAAAACCTTATGAGCTTTGGGGTAGGTCCCAAACAGCACACAGCCTTTTGTGGGGCGCGTATTTGGCCTACGGTCAATTCTAGTGGGTTCATTAGGCGGTTTTGTCTTGCGCATATTCAGCTTTTAACCTTCAGCTTTTCACCCACCCAGTTCTAATCCCTATGCCTACGACGCTCAATTCTCTGGTGCCTGAGGGCGCGATCGCACTCAGCAACCCCTACTCCCAGACCTTTGATAGTTTAGCCAACACGAGCACCAATATTGCCTGGACCGACAGCCAAACCTTGGCAGGCTGGTACTCCACCCGGCCGACCTACAACAGCGGCACAGGCTCTTCTAATGCTGGCGCACTCTACAGCTTTGGGGCAGCAGGCAATGGCGAGCGGGCGCTGGGCTCAGTTGCCTCTGGCTCCACCGGCACCATTTTTTACGGGGCGCGGTTCTTCAACGATACGAGCGACACCCTCTCCTCTCTGTTCATTAGCTATGTGGGTGAGCAGTGGCGCAACGGTGGCAACACGGCCCAGCATCAGCTCGACTTTGCTTACCAGATTGGCGCTTCTGGCTTAACGAGCGGCACCTGGGTTGATTTTGACCCGCTAGACTTTGTTGGCCCCATCGCCA
This sequence is a window from Pseudanabaena sp. FACHB-2040. Protein-coding genes within it:
- a CDS encoding PAS domain S-box protein, whose protein sequence is MNYPYRLWPALSFHRAAKAAAVFVITVGCLVLLGWLLDIDLLKTALPGSVTLRPTTALGLMLAGTTLLLLSEPTTPKQHRLSQFGSLGVIAVGLTTLINYVSNWPLTINPLFFTHYIEFFPSAPIGHMSPLTGICFVLLGSALGISSTRYQWRDHQERWVEILALASSLISAQVLVAYLYQVEPIIRFTAYPQMPLHGAISFMVLAAGLVLTQPQQGFVGIMTADSVGGAVARRLLPAAIAVPLILGGFRIVAARMGLFDPDFGTSLLAVLHTLIFAGIVAWNAQQLHRIDLQRQAALRALAQANEALEDRIEERTAQLQAANERLNLAIDGAGMATWDVDLQSGTTLWSAHAFRLMGYESAPSGEATWEMWQSRIHADDLDWVSQGIEAARQNHQLCCPEHRIIRADNGQIAWLRMFGRFLYSSTGQATRFVAVLFDDTARKQTQEERDRFFTLSLDMLCIAGTDGYFKQINPAWENTLGYSQAELLAQPYLTLVHPDDQRETAVEAGGVSEGGASFRFENRYRCKDGSYRWLSWSSVLNAESSLIYAVARDVTAQKQTEQQLAEQAATLQRQADLLNLAYEAIFVRSQQGTITYWNRGAEAMYGWSQQEVLGHSPQTLLQTQMPDSISSLNALVLEQERWQGELKHTCKDGHQIIVESRQVLIRDEAGRPTGFLEVNRDITERKQIEQVQQQLATIVENSPDFVATADLDGQLRYLNPAGRALVGLNPTEPIRHLNGKDFHLPERSAFMENQMMATLLEQGVWQGETLLRHFQSGELIPVYQTAFVMRDRKTGHPLSIATVIRDIRERKQAEADLREGEKRFRAAVLHAPLPIILHAEDGEVVEVNRSWTDLSGYSHEEIPTIADWTEKAYGNRQEVVQSDIEHLHHLDHRVSEGAYTIKTRSGETRVWDFYSAPLGQLSDGRSLVISTAIDITERNQAETNLQESLKDLADFKFALDQSSIVAMTDAQGIIIYVNDKFCELSQYSAEELIGQNHRIINSGYHSRAFFHQMWATISAGQVWQGEIRNRAKDGTFYWVATTIVPFLDPQGRPYQYIAVRSDITARKAAEANLQQLNVTLEQRVEKRTAQLQESNRDLEAFSYTVAHDLRAPLRGIQGFAQALLEDYGDQLDETAQEYIQSIFEGTHRMNQLVDDLLAYSRLSREQVRLTTVSLAHVVAEAQDQLAADLQEQQAQVVVANSLPSVIGQRPVLVQMVVNLLSNAVKFVPAGSQPQVRIWAEGLTDSAAGVTSDSPSSARVRLWVEDNGIGIEPEYREQIFGVFERLHSRDAYPGTGIGLAIVRKGAERLGGRVGVETAPGQGSRFWIELRGAE
- a CDS encoding ATP-binding protein, translated to MRENADKTKEQLLSEIALLRQRVQVLELFAEQAHQQEQALHQQLAEEQTHLRLVNYSLQALQQQASILFEVIPDALICVDNQWRYTVVNGHAEVLLSRARSSLLGKNVWQTFPSLVGTQAYSLSCRAMAEQVPIEYEEFYSEFEKWFAIRLYPSSTGLSIYFRDVTQAKQAEQELQRSSQRIVRILESITDGFAAFDRDWRYTYINQRAAEMVCKTQEELLGQVVWEVFPESVGTAFYDAYHRAVAEQVQVDMEAFYPGFDAWFRIRAYPSPEGLSVYYQDVTQEKQAETERNDLLQREQAARQQAEAANRIKDEFLAVLSHELRTPLNPIVGWTRMLLTSNLSEVKRQNALETIDRNARSLSQLIEDLLDVSRILQGKLVLQSIPVNLVVIIASALETVRLAAEARSIDLQTDLIPHTGLLLGDAHRLQQVIWNLLSNAIKFTPVGGRVEVRLAYTDAYAQIEVSDTGQGIEPHFLPHIFDHFRQADATTTRNSGGLGLGLAIARHIVELHGGTVAAQSPGLGKGTTFTVKLPLQGDSRPSPAQVSLSVAQASLAGTRVLIVDDDEDTRNLTAHILEQSGALTTVTTSAQEALVALAQSHPDILVSDIGMPEVDGYMLIRQIRQLPAAAGGQMPAIALTAYAGEVDQQRVLAAGFQRHITKPIDPADLINAISEVISSPA
- a CDS encoding response regulator: MTQQKTVLVVEDDAPDLFPLKRAFRQLDPGFELKVVETGQDAVRYLQGEGAYCDRNQHPLPILIILDLRLPGMSGLDLLKWIRQQPQFTDLPTVALTAFGNRDLPRAYDLGINFYLLKPAEAHSLAEVLQALDLYQG
- a CDS encoding response regulator encodes the protein MSSLHHTILLVEDDPGDVFRIQRAFRKANVVSPLEVVTDGEQAIHYLQGQGVYQDRDRYPVPILVLLDLKLPRYSGFEVLTWLRDESTLKHLPVVVLTSSEYQIDIDRAYALGANSYLVKPPDTDGLLEMVKAVGLFWLIFNRPPQLGIS